In Gemmatimonadota bacterium, the genomic stretch TTCACCGGACAGTCGTTCCTTGGAAAGCATGCTCGAAGGGACATCGGCGAAGATCTCCTCGACCTCTTCCGGAGAGAGCCCCTGCACTTCCCCACCGAAGAGAACCTGCGAGGCCTTCCGCACGCGGGCGACGGCGTCTTCCCCGTGTACGGTACGCGTCACTTCCGCGGCGAGCCGCTCCTGGGCTTCGCGCGCATCGGGTCGCTCTCCGGCGATCCGCTCCAGCGCCTCGATCTCCTCCCGCGAGAGGAGAGTGAAAAAGCGGAGGTTTCGCCCGGCGTCCGCATCCTCGGTGTTCAGCCAGTACTGGTAGAACTTGTACGGGGAAGTGCGTGCCGGATCGAGCCAGACGGCACCCTCTTCCGTCTTCCCGAACTTCGCTCCGGAGGCGGTGGTGATGAGCGGGAAGACGACGCCGTAGGCCCTTTCCCCCGTGACCCGGCGCACGAGATCGATTCCTCCGGTGATGTTCCCCCATTGGTCGGCGCCCCCGAATTGGAAGCGGCACCCCTCGTCTTCGAAGAGGCGGAGGAAGTCGTAGGATTGGAGGAGGAGATAAGAGAACTCGGTGTAGCTGATCCCCGAGGCCTCGTCCTCGAGCCGACGCCGCACCGAGTCCTTCCGGAGCATGGCGTTCACGGAGAAGTGCTTCCCGACCTCGCGGAGAAACTCGAGCATCCCGAGCCGACTCAGCCAGTCGCGGTTGTTCCGCATGCGCGCAGGGTTCGGCACGCCATCGAAGTCGAGGAAGGCCTCGAGCTGGCGGTAGATCGCCTCGGCGTTCGCGGCCGTCTCCGCGAGGGTGAGGAGTTTGCGCTCGGCGCTCTTCCCGGAAGGGTCTCCGATGAGTCCCGTCCCCCCGCCGACGAGCGCGATCGGACGGTGGCCGGCGCGTTGCAGATGCACGAGCCCCATGACCGGAACGAGATTTCCAACGTGCAGGGAAGCTGCGCTCGGATCGAACCCCGCGTACGCCGTCTGGACGCCCTCAGTGAGGGCCTCCTCCGCGCCCTCGGTCGCGTCGTGGAGCATCCCGCGCCAGCGGAGCTCCTCGAAGAAGGCAAGTCGGGACATGACGTTCAGGCTTTTTGGACGCGGCGGATCATGAGGGACGGGTTTCCGAACATATGCGGCGGCCGCGCGCGGGAAAGGGGGCGGAGGCGCGCGCGCGGGAATTCCCGTGAGCCCTTCGCCTCGGCGTCGCGCCGCCGAGGTGCCGCGACCCTACCAATCGAGGAATCGGGCGGACTCCTCCGGAGTCGGGAGGGTGCAGGCCTCCTGCATCCCGGGAATCCTTCGGCGATAACGCGCGAAGAAGTCGTACGCCCAGTCGCGGAGAGGTCGTGGGATGAGCCGACCGAGGCGCGCCACCCCACCCCAAAAACCCCCGAGGTAGAGGCCCGCGGCGATCACCGCCCCCGAGCGCGATTGAACCCGCTCAGGGTTGGCGCCTGCTCGGGGATCCAACCAGACCATGGAGTCCACTCCCGCGAGCTCGGGGTGGCGCCCGACGACCTGCGCGGCGACCTCCCCCTGGAGACTCGCGAAGCGGACGG encodes the following:
- the tyrS gene encoding tyrosine--tRNA ligase, with the translated sequence MSRLAFFEELRWRGMLHDATEGAEEALTEGVQTAYAGFDPSAASLHVGNLVPVMGLVHLQRAGHRPIALVGGGTGLIGDPSGKSAERKLLTLAETAANAEAIYRQLEAFLDFDGVPNPARMRNNRDWLSRLGMLEFLREVGKHFSVNAMLRKDSVRRRLEDEASGISYTEFSYLLLQSYDFLRLFEDEGCRFQFGGADQWGNITGGIDLVRRVTGERAYGVVFPLITTASGAKFGKTEEGAVWLDPARTSPYKFYQYWLNTEDADAGRNLRFFTLLSREEIEALERIAGERPDAREAQERLAAEVTRTVHGEDAVARVRKASQVLFGGEVQGLSPEEVEEIFADVPSSMLSKERLSGEGVELVVLLAETGVATSRGDARRALEQGGIYLNGERVTDPHRTLVSADPLHGRFLLFRRGKKSYHLARVEG
- a CDS encoding DCC1-like thiol-disulfide oxidoreductase family protein; amino-acid sequence: MTDEGPIFLYDGDCGVCTRSVRFLLARDKDRRTVRFASLQGEVAAQVVGRHPELAGVDSMVWLDPRAGANPERVQSRSGAVIAAGLYLGGFWGGVARLGRLIPRPLRDWAYDFFARYRRRIPGMQEACTLPTPEESARFLDW